From Strigops habroptila isolate Jane chromosome 1, bStrHab1.2.pri, whole genome shotgun sequence, a single genomic window includes:
- the SIRT5 gene encoding NAD-dependent protein deacylase sirtuin-5, mitochondrial has product MLMSLFQCTARRVVSQAYCGLKAYSSSKKQKFCVEMARPSSNMADFREVFAKAKHIAIITGAGVSAESGVPTFRGAGGFWRKWQAQELATPEAFARNPSRVWEFYHYRREVMLSKHPNPAHIAIAECEKRLSKQGRSVVVITQNIDELHRKAGTKHLLEIHGSLFKTRCTNCGNVAANYKSPICPALAGKGAPDPETEDAAIPVEQLPQCEEDGCNGLLRPHVVWFGETLDPDILMEVEKELDICDLCLVVGTSSVVYPAAMFAPQVSARGVPVAEFNMEATPATNRFRFHFSGPCGTTLPPALARHETEIIS; this is encoded by the exons ATGCTGATGAGCCTCTTTCAATGCACCGCTAGAAGGGTGGTTTCCCAAGCATATTGTGGACTTAAGGCTTATTCTtcttcaaagaaacagaagttttgtgTGGAAATGGCTCGTCCTAGTTCAA ACATGGCTGATTTTCGAGAGGTGTTTGCCAAAGCGAAGCACATAGCCATCATCACAGGAGCTGGTGTTAGTGCGGAGAGTGGAGTCCCGACCTTCAGAGGGGCTGGAGGTTTCTGGAGGAAGTGGCAAGCCCAG GAGCTGGCTACTCCAGAGGCTTTTGCACGAAACCCTTCTCGTGTATGGGAGTTTTACCACTACCGCCGGGAGGTGATGTTGAGTAAACACCCGAACCCTGCGCATATCGCCATTGCAGAGTGCGAAAAGCGACTGAGCAAGCAAGGACGGAGCGTTGTGGTCATTACTCAGAATATTGATGAACTACACAGAAAGGCAGGCACAAAGCACCTCTTAGAAATCCATG GTAGTTTATTTAAAACTCGATGCACCAACTGTGGAAATGTAGCTGCGAATTACAAGAGCCCAATATGCCCTGCATTGGCTGGGAAAGG GGCTCCAGATCCTGAAACAGAAGATGCCGCGATTCCAGTTGAACAGCTTCCTCA GTGCGAGGAGGACGGCTGCAATGGGCTCCTCCGTCCCCACGTTGTGTGGTTTGGTGAAACCCTGGACCCCGACATTCTCATGGAGGTGGAGAAGGAGCTTGATATTTGTGACCTCTGCTTGGTA gtgGGGACCTCCTCTGTGGTGTATCCCGCCGCAATGTTTGCCCCACAGGTATCCGCCAGAGGAGTGCCGGTTGCAGAATTTAACATGGAAGCTACTCCTGCTACAAACAGATTCAG GTTTCACTTCTCGGGCCCCTGCGGGACCACTCTGCCGCCGGCGCTGGCCCGCCACGAGACGGAGATCATCTCCTGA